In the genome of Paenibacillus pabuli, the window TTTCTGGCGGCATAGCAATCACATGTTCATACCCTTGTATAACCGCTTCACGTTCCGTCTCCGTGATATCCATCTGTAACGCTGTCGTTTTGAACCATCTAAGCATGGATGCGAGCTGGGCCCACATCTGACCCGGATTTGCTCCTCCAGCAACAGCCACGCCTTCAATCATCGGACGCAGCTGTTCACTGTAATATGCTGTCAGTACATCATTACGCCAGAAGAATGGGACGGCATCAGGTCCGTCAACCGGATTCGGATGCGAGTGCTCGGTTGCATCATTCAGTTGAAAACCAATCGCCGGGCGGCCATCCTTGACCATCAACTTCATATGTATATTCTCCAGGGATAGATCCAGATAGGTGTCACATAACGCTGTCATGTAGTGGACCCCCATCATTAGTCCGCGAACCGAATGCATGAAATAAACAGCTGCTGAGCGAAGAGAGTCGGCCCGAAGATGCTCGTTATATGCTTCCAGCATAAGTTTGGCCTTCTCTGGATGTCTTAATGCCGTCAAAGGCATAGCAAAGACCGGTTCGTCAATCGTCCCGGTTGTTATTCTTCCATATTGCTCTAACCAAGTATAGTTGATTTCTCCCATTCCTGTGACCTCCCTGAATGCGAATGAGCCGCGTGCATCATGCACAGCGGCTTCATTCTATAGTTTAGGACCACATATGGCCCGTTACATTAACTTCCTGTCGCGTGACGAACGCGTTGCTCTGTCCGTCCAGCAGCATGAACCATTGCACTGTTCATGACCATTTGTTCTGGAGGTGCTGATTGTTGGCGTTCACCCGCAAGGGCGTAAGGCAAGCAGAGTGGTACACCGGAACGTGGGTCAATCACGATATCCGCTTCAATGTTAAATACTTCACGGAGCACATCACAGTTCATAACTTCTACAGGTGAGCCTGTAGCGATGGCTTTACCTTTTTTAATCCCAATCATGTGATGCGCATAACGGGAAGCATGGTTCAGGTCATGCACAACCATAACGATTGTACGGTTCGCTGTGGCATTCAACTGCTCCAGCAATTGCAGTACTTCAAGCTGGTGAGCCATATCCAGGAACGTCGTCGGCTCGTCCAGGAACAGAATATCTGTTTCCTGTGCAAGAGCCATAGCAATCCAGGCACGTTGACGCTGTCCACCGGACAGTTGATCAATTGGACGATCATGGAACTCTGTCATGCCTGTCACTTCAATAGCCCATTCAATCATGCGTTTGTCTTCAGCACGCATCGAACCAAAACCTTTTTGATAAGGGAAGCGTCCGTAGGATACCAGTTCGGTTACGGTAAGTCCTTCAGGCGCTGTTGGATTTTGTGGCAAAATCGCAAGCTGCTTGGCTACTTCACGCGTGGACTGCTTATGGATGGACTTCCCGTCGAGCAATACACTACCTGCTTTTGGATTCATGATCCGTGCCATCGTTTTCAGGATGGTGGACTTCCCTGAACCGTTGGCTCCAACAAGTGCTGTAATTTTTCCTTGGGGAATTTGAATATTCAGATCTTCAACAATCAGTCTTTCCTCATAAGCGATATCCAGCTTGGACGTCTCCAGACGAAACATGCGATCATCCCTCTCTCATTTATCCCGGTTATGTATTCCGGCTATGACAACGAAAACGAAATTTTAATTCAGCGTATTTCCGGCGCAACAAGATCTTATACACTAAAGATACTGATAATCATTATCATTTGTCAACACCAAATACCAATTTCCTTGATGGTTGAGAGCTATTTTTGATGTATTTTACAAGAAATCGGTCAAACTGCCCGCGCTTTATGTGAGAGCTTTTCTCATCGTGTATATGCATTTTAACGCTTTTGCACATGGCCGAATTGCCCAACATCTTAATAATGTGTCCGATTTGTGAAAATTAGACCTTTAATGATTCATTTTATATATATCAATCTCCGTCGTTCGAACAACAACAAAAATACAGCCCCTGCGAAATTTCTTCGAGATGGCTGTATTCTGTATGAATAACCTATTCAAGTCATATGAATCAGATCATATGAATCAGATCATATGAATCAGAGCTTAGGTTCCGGGACCAGGTTGATTACGGTCTCTCCACTCTGAACACTGACGATGTTCTCCAGATCGATATCAGCCGGAAGATCCACTTCATGCCCATAAGGATATAACCGATCTGCTTCGGCAGTAGTCAGATTATCCACTGAAGGTGAACCTGCGCCAGCAGACTCAGGCGAATCTGGAGACGTGCCGTCTGCACCTCCCTGTGGTGTGTCTCCATCCGTAGTATCAGAGGCTGTGCCAGTACCTGCATCCGTCAATGTGCTCCCTGCTGCTGGATCTGAAGTGTTGCCATCCGTTGAGGCTGAATCTGCCTCTTGCGCCTCTTGCTTGGCTTCTCCGCTCTGCTGAGTATCGTCCGCAGTATCGGTAGAAGAACCTGCAGAGCTTCCTTCTGGCGTGCCCTCTGAGCTGTTTCCGGCTGCTCCTTCCCCATCCGGCTCCTCATTTCGGTTGAAACTCTCCCATTCACCCTCGGCTTGGAGCTCTTGTGTAGTACCATCTTTCAAGTTCCATTGGAGCGTGTCCGTTTGCAAAGCGCTGCTGTCCGTTTCGTTTCTGTAACGGATCACCAACCGGGCAGGCGTATGTGTACCGTCTTCCGCTTCGGATGGCGGAACGAGGTAAGCAATCTGCTCAGCGAGCTGCACCTCAGGTTCAGCGGGAACAACGGGCTCCTGTGTCGGTGGAGGTGATGCTGCTGGCGTCTCCGCCTTGTCCCCTATCAAAGCATACGTGCCTCCAGCAATACCCAGAATCAGGATGGCAATGACGGATCCTAGAAAAAGGTTTTTCCTTTTACCTGTCAGCATACGTACCAGTGGGGAAGACAGCTCTGCTTTGGCGCGGTCATAGGCCGGCTTCATCGTCTTGCTTGCTCTGGCATAATAGGGTTTAAACGCTGACTTTGACTTAAAAGCTTCCCGATCATGGGCCTTGAAGTAGGCCACGATGGCATCCGCGTATCCCTTATGTGCGTTGGAGCCGCGAATAAACAATCGTTGATTTCCCGACCATTCCATAAATTGATACAACACTTCTGTACGTCCTGAGCTACTGTAGATAAATTCAATAAGACCTGGATAATCGAGCCTGCTGCTGCCACCGCGATAGAAAGCCAGTGGCAGTGCTTCAAACGCAGCGGTATCCGGGCGATCGCGAAGCTCTAAGGCAAGCCAGCGACGCGTCCAGCGCTGGAGCTCGTTACGCTCGGCCAAGGAGAGTGCTTCCAGTTCCTCTTCGTCACGCCCCTCACCGCTAAGCCAAGCTCGCGCTGCCAACATCATGTTCGTACGTGCGGATACATCCGCTCCCTGGCGTGCAGCCCAGTCCCTAACTTCGTTGCCATGCAGCAAAATATCAATGCTTAGCAGCTGTTCACGGTTAACCCGCTCCAGATCGAGATCCTGGATCATAAACAAGTTAATAACGTAAGCCAGCTTGTCTGCGAGCCGGGTTAAATCCTCCTGGTGAGCAGGTGGTTGAACAGCGGAATCAGTTCCACCTTTCCGGTTAGCGCGGACTGAAGCTCCAGACTGCCCAATTCGGGCGGTAATCCCCGTGTCTGCGGAGCCTGCAACTGGACGATCCAATACACTAACCCGTTTCAGGGCTTCATTGGCAGACTGAACTGGGTTAGGCGCAGAACACAGACGTTCACGCAGCTCGGTTGCTGTCCGTTCCAGTAAGAAGCTATTGTGAATAGCAAATGGGTGAGATGTAATCCATCTCTGGATCACTTCCACCACATCGGCAGCTGATTCCGTACGTTTCAGCTGATTATCCAGATAGGGCTCGAACAACAGCTTGGTCAATGATTCGTTCGCCAACACTTTATCGAAGAAAGCACGGCTTAACAGGCTGTCCCGATCCAGCAGACCATACAGTTCCTGCACGGCACGCATACGTTTCTGAGAACGGGCGTTATTGACGCCATATATGAAATAATCCACAATTCGGGACTTTACGACGGGCGCAGCAACCCGGAAATACTCCCCGATGCGTGCTGCAACCGATTCTTCAGGCACATTCTCCCGTTTGACGCTGTCCAGCTCACGACTGAGCAATGTAAGGAATAACTCGTTCAAACGTGCACGTTGCTGTGCTCCGCCTTCCGGTTTCAAGTAGGTGAGCAAGCCGCTCAGGACATCACTCTTGTTATCCAAATACAGATCTTCCCTACCTTGTTCCAAACGATAGAACATGGAAAGTTCCCCGTATGCTTCAATGGAGAGTTCTCGTCCTGGTTCCATCCCGGACAGCATCTCATCCGCAAAAGCATAAAATGGATCAGCAGCCGCTGGCTCATGAAGCAGAGACCAGGCAAATTCCGTGTAAGGAAGATTGGCCACAGATGCATCTGCATGGGTAACCCTGCCCGATACCAGATCAAAGGTAAAATCCTTTTCCGTATTCCGGTCTTTTGGACGAAGCGTGCCTCGCTCCACAAACTGGAGGTGGATGCCTTTCTTCGCCTGCGGCTCCTTTGCAAACGTCATAAAGCCGAGCTGCCGCCGGAACGCGTAAGGCAGCGCCGTAAATAACAAACGCAGCAATCCCTTTGCTTTGGTTGTTACTTCTTCAGCTGGCACATCCAGCGCAATATATACTTTTCGGCGTGTCGCCACGGCCTGCATAACGGCATAGAGCAGTCGTTTGAATACTACCTCGTCCATTTTCAGAGCGCCAAGGATCTGGCTTGGAGAGCCTTGTCCAACATTAGCTGTACGTGGCAATTCAGTAAGCGCAGGCAGCACTGTGCCTTGTTCGATGTCATAGGACGTGGTGAACACAGTATCCAGCCAGCCGCCTTGCTTCATCTGCTCTTCCGAGCGTTCGGGAGACAAGACATAGTTATGGGCAAAAAAGGCGCTGCGCAGCCCGGTGAAATCAGCGGACTGATACACATTTTGGCCAAGGATCGTCTCTCCGCTCTCCAGATGCAGCAGGTGAATGGAAGGCGGGAATTTCGACTCGTCCTTCTCACTCCGACCTGTCAGCTCCGCTGGAGCGTCGTAGACGCAGTAGGGATGAAGCACTTTTTTGATAAAAGAAGGGTCCAGTCCCGGCGATGCGGCAACCGTATCGAACCCCTCCGTTGTACGAAACACCCCGCGCCGCTCTCGAGTGTACAGCTGTTGTTCAATTGGCGGGGTTACGGAAGAACGCATCATCCCACTCTCCCCTCAATGTACTTCAGCTTGTACAGCAGCCAGAGGAATGGCTCATCGACACGAATTGGACTGACCACGCCTTGCAGCTTCATATCCACCGGATTGCTGCCCAGCGCAGACACTGCAAAGTAAGCCGTATCCTTGAAGTACACATCCATCGTACCTTTGAACGGACGGTCCACCTTCTCGATAAAACGCCGGATCTCCCCGTCGATATTCTCGAATTCGGTCAGGTCGAACCAGTCGCGGTGCACCATGTTGCGGAATACATTGCTGTTGGATTTGATATAATCACCCTCTTCATCCTTGAGGGAATGCAGCATGTCGCTTTTGGTGAGTACAATGGCTGTCGGAATATTCGTCTTGGCTTTGTCCTGGTACGCGATAAAGTCACCGAACATCGTCAGAACCACGTCACGCGGCTCATCGTATCTTGGCGTCCACTCGCCAGGCTCGTTGCCGAGGTTGATGCGGATTTTGTCCCGGATGGAACGAATCTGGAGCGGGTCCACCATGAACAGAATGCCTGCCGAGTTCTTGATATGCTGCCCATGAAGTCCCAGATAGTCCTGCTCCACCATACCTTCACCAGCGACATCAAAGAACACCAGTGTCAGCGGAGCTTTATCTTCATCCTTGAATACAAACTGGAAAATAAAAGGCTCCTGCAGCTTCTCTTTCTGCGTTGAATCCAACAGATCGCCCCGCTCGAATAATGGTTCTTCATAATCGGCGCGGAACCGGCGGCTAATCTCCGCGTTCAGCGGCATGCAGGCCGCATCAAAATGATCGGCAGTGTAATGCTGCAATGTATGAATCAATGAAGTCATGTAGACGGATTTACCCACCTGTGATGCGCCTATAATGGAAATGATATTGCTTGGTGCTTTGCCTGCCGTGACCGGCAGCTCGTTATGGCACTGTGGACACAGCCGACGCCGCGTAACGACGCCGTATCGATCGTTCAGTCCCATCACAATGTTATCCGAATAGATGCGATGTTCCTCAGGTACATCATGCGGAGCCAGCACGGCCTCCATATCAAACACCGTATCCAAGCCAAACCTTTCGCGATACCGATTCAGCTTTGCATCTTCCCCGAGTGCGTAGTCCTCATCATCGTCGCGATGATGCGCAGCCCGGAACACAACCTCTTCCGGTGAAAACTTGCTGAAGCAATACGGACATACAATATCGTAAAACAGCGGGCGTTCCTCCGGCTGCTGTCTCTTCAAAAACCGACTAAAAAAGCTCATAGCCACTCCCCTCCCCTGATCAGTTAGACAAAGTTGATTTACACTTAGCCTAACTATCTAGTCTGATATAAGCCTATAGGCGGCTCCGTATTTTGGTCCGTCCGTGAAGAATAGCCTCACGTAATCGTCCTTGGCTACTTCGACGGGCGGCATCTCATTTCTCCCTGGAGCAAAGTCACTCACAAAAGGATACACCGTGCCGTCTTCCTTATTTAAAGGAACCCCGCCTTGTTTGCGCACATAACAGAGCGCTTCCTTCGGAACAGGTGCTTCGGCTGTAACGGTCATCAGTACACTTTTTCGTTTCTGGAAAAAACCGCTCTTGTACCGGATCGAAAAGCGAATATCCGCCTTGCCTGCACTGGCAACTACCGTGTTGTCTCCATCACGCTGACGCACCAGAACTGGCCCGTCCTCCTCCATCTGACATACATATACCGTGTACCGGATGGCACCAAAACCTGTGATTCGATCCATATATCCATTGCTTGCTTTATATTCTTCTCTCGTGTATAACTTCAGCTTACCCTGTGCAGCCTGTTCCCCGGTACGATCATCACCCATCATATCGAGCTCCAGCCGTTCAACATATACAGCTTCCACACTCTCTGGCCAGAGCCAGCGAAGTGTACACTGGTTCTCGTCCACTGCAAGTGTCAGTCTGCGAATCAGGGGCGCTGAAGGGTCTGCATCCGTAAAACGCATCTATCGCCTACCTCCAGACGTCAAAATCCTTTGCTGCGCGAATCTCTTGCCCGCTGACCGAATCCTTCTACCGATTTGGTCCCTCCACCAGCATCGCGGCGCCCACGCGTCTTCCGCGGTGTATTCTCCTTGATCGGAATGATCCAGGTGAACAGGGTTAACACACCAGACAAGATGAGCATCGCTCCGAATCTTACAAATGCATCACCAACCGTTGATCCGTCCAGACCCCATTCGAGCAGAAGTCCTGCCAATAGACCGGACACGGCACCGCCTATACCGAAGCTGAGTGCAAGATGACGGTTATCGAATACAAGTCCGAGCGACACGCCCAGTGCGACACCAATCAACAGTATGGCGGCCACTCGGAAAATAGCCAGATACGTACTGTGCTCCATCATGCCTGTACGTTCAGTCACCAGCGTTCGTTCGTCTATCGTATCGTAAATTTGCTGGAATGCCAGATTAAGACCCCCGGAATCCGGTACATCATAATACATACCGCCTGTCTGCTGAGCGATATGACGCAGCAAGTCGGTTCCAGAAGGGTCCACCAGACTCAGACCCACCGTATTGACAGCAATCTGTTCATTTGCATACTCTGACAAAATGCCCGAGGTGTCTACATCACTGAATCCATCGGATAGCAAGATTGCCACCGTACCGCGTTTCGGGTCCTGTTTGCCTTTAACTTGCTCCATCGCTTCGCGCAGCACTGCATCGAAATTGGTGCCACCCGACGTCGTTACGATGCCGTCAATCTTGCTGTATACCTCATTTTTGGCCGCTTCGCTGTCCAACGGGGTGAACGGCTGCAGCAGCTGCGGTTGATCATCAAAGGTAATCACCGCGACCTGTTTGTCGCTTTCCATTTGGCTAATCAGCGTTTTGGCCGCTTCAAAGCGACCGTTATCCGGGTCCGTTTCGGTCATGCTGCCCGAATTATCGATCATCAGTATAATATCTTTGACTTGCTTCGCACCGCCCGGGTTAATCTGATACAACAATTGCAGGCCAAGTCCGACGACAAAAAGCAGTGCCAGTGTCCCGGGAACAAGCAGCTTCCAGGATAGTCCGAGATATCGCAGCTTCCAGGAAGCCCCGTTCAGCCTGGGCGAGATCATCTCTGCGATGATACAGAATAAACCCACACTGAGCGCCAGTACGCCAAAGTATAAACCCATCAGCAATAGACGAGGCATTTCTCCAAGCCACTGACGAAGCATAATTTCTCCAGCCGCAAAGCCCACAGCTCCGCCAATCAGGCTGAACAGGACCAGGAGAAGATTGATTTTTCGCTGCATGTTTGCATGCATCCTTTCCAAACCAGCCGATGAACGGCTGAATTAATACAAGATGGGTTGATGAAAAATGAAGGCTTCATGTATCGGACGAAAAACAGCCTGATTGGGATCCTTGCAGGAGATATGCAGTTTATGAACGAAAACACCGCCATACCGCCATCTCATGATCCCATCCCGGCTGCACCTCCCATTTCGTCCTTCCATGACATCGCCTTATGTTTTAACGCAGGGGTGACAGCTTCTCGGCCAGATTGGAGGGATGGAGCTCATAACCATTCTCCGTATACGAATCGTAATATACCCGGCCGTTGCGATACACCATCAGGTCTTCCAGGTGGAAGCCTCCCATCAGATTCAGCTTCTCCACACCACTGCTTCGTTCTTCGTATACCACACCCAGCTTATAGATTCGTGATGTTTCTTCGGCATGCGCCGCGTAGTCCATGAAGGCACTATCATGGTCACCAAAGAAATATTTTTCTTCATAACGATGTTCCTGCGTATAGTCGAATACTCTTACCCGAACGACCGCCTGATCCTCCAGTGTGCGATACAAGCGGCGGAACAGATCATCCCGGGTCAGTACATTTTTGTCGCCATAGGTAATGGTAACATTCGCTCGTAACAGCAATTCTTCTTCAAAAGGTACCCTAAGCGGTTCTGCTGCAAGCAGCATTGCATGACATACTTCCATCAGACGCTGCAGGAGTCGTTCATTACCTTCCGTCGCAAGTCGGTTCATATCCCCCATATGGCGGTCCTCAAACCAGACATCCCGTCCACGCTTTGCCTCCAAATCGGCGATCAGAGCTTCCGTCACTTTACCG includes:
- a CDS encoding vWA domain-containing protein — its product is MQRKINLLLVLFSLIGGAVGFAAGEIMLRQWLGEMPRLLLMGLYFGVLALSVGLFCIIAEMISPRLNGASWKLRYLGLSWKLLVPGTLALLFVVGLGLQLLYQINPGGAKQVKDIILMIDNSGSMTETDPDNGRFEAAKTLISQMESDKQVAVITFDDQPQLLQPFTPLDSEAAKNEVYSKIDGIVTTSGGTNFDAVLREAMEQVKGKQDPKRGTVAILLSDGFSDVDTSGILSEYANEQIAVNTVGLSLVDPSGTDLLRHIAQQTGGMYYDVPDSGGLNLAFQQIYDTIDERTLVTERTGMMEHSTYLAIFRVAAILLIGVALGVSLGLVFDNRHLALSFGIGGAVSGLLAGLLLEWGLDGSTVGDAFVRFGAMLILSGVLTLFTWIIPIKENTPRKTRGRRDAGGGTKSVEGFGQRARDSRSKGF
- a CDS encoding TRAFAC clade GTPase domain-containing protein — its product is MSFFSRFLKRQQPEERPLFYDIVCPYCFSKFSPEEVVFRAAHHRDDDEDYALGEDAKLNRYRERFGLDTVFDMEAVLAPHDVPEEHRIYSDNIVMGLNDRYGVVTRRRLCPQCHNELPVTAGKAPSNIISIIGASQVGKSVYMTSLIHTLQHYTADHFDAACMPLNAEISRRFRADYEEPLFERGDLLDSTQKEKLQEPFIFQFVFKDEDKAPLTLVFFDVAGEGMVEQDYLGLHGQHIKNSAGILFMVDPLQIRSIRDKIRINLGNEPGEWTPRYDEPRDVVLTMFGDFIAYQDKAKTNIPTAIVLTKSDMLHSLKDEEGDYIKSNSNVFRNMVHRDWFDLTEFENIDGEIRRFIEKVDRPFKGTMDVYFKDTAYFAVSALGSNPVDMKLQGVVSPIRVDEPFLWLLYKLKYIEGRVG
- a CDS encoding beta-mannanase, which gives rise to MRFTDADPSAPLIRRLTLAVDENQCTLRWLWPESVEAVYVERLELDMMGDDRTGEQAAQGKLKLYTREEYKASNGYMDRITGFGAIRYTVYVCQMEEDGPVLVRQRDGDNTVVASAGKADIRFSIRYKSGFFQKRKSVLMTVTAEAPVPKEALCYVRKQGGVPLNKEDGTVYPFVSDFAPGRNEMPPVEVAKDDYVRLFFTDGPKYGAAYRLISD
- a CDS encoding ferric iron reductase, which produces MGEINYTWLEQYGRITTGTIDEPVFAMPLTALRHPEKAKLMLEAYNEHLRADSLRSAAVYFMHSVRGLMMGVHYMTALCDTYLDLSLENIHMKLMVKDGRPAIGFQLNDATEHSHPNPVDGPDAVPFFWRNDVLTAYYSEQLRPMIEGVAVAGGANPGQMWAQLASMLRWFKTTALQMDITETEREAVIQGYEHVIAMPPEILGLKKNLLTFKPVEIDNPHQPGETMLMKPVCCLHHQVYGGQNYCYSCPKLTKAERQERYDAIMAAKSG
- a CDS encoding ABC transporter ATP-binding protein, with translation MFRLETSKLDIAYEERLIVEDLNIQIPQGKITALVGANGSGKSTILKTMARIMNPKAGSVLLDGKSIHKQSTREVAKQLAILPQNPTAPEGLTVTELVSYGRFPYQKGFGSMRAEDKRMIEWAIEVTGMTEFHDRPIDQLSGGQRQRAWIAMALAQETDILFLDEPTTFLDMAHQLEVLQLLEQLNATANRTIVMVVHDLNHASRYAHHMIGIKKGKAIATGSPVEVMNCDVLREVFNIEADIVIDPRSGVPLCLPYALAGERQQSAPPEQMVMNSAMVHAAGRTEQRVRHATGS